GGTTGCAGAGATTTGcgcaaacaacaacacctaCTCTGATCGCAATCTTCAAGCCGCGGCAACCATATGCATGGCCAAATTAATGTGTGTATCCGCTGAGTACTGTGAAAAGAACCTTCCCCTTCTTATCACCATTATGGAGCGCTCTGAGGACCCCATTGTACGAAGTAATACAGTCATTGCTCTTGGTGACATGGCCGTGTGCTTCAACCATCTGATTGACGAGAATACGGACTTCTTATACCGTCGACTCaacgatgatgatgcttCTGTCAAACGCACTTGTTTGATGACTCTCACCTTCCTGATCCTAGCTGGTCAAGTTAAGGTTAAAGGACAGTTGGGCGAGATGGCGAAATGcttggaagatgatgacaAGAGGATCGCCGACCTGTCCCGCATGTTTTTTACTGAACTTGCAGGAAAAGACAATGCTGTCTACAACCACTTTGTTGATATGTTCAGCCTTCTTAGCGCAGAGCGCAATCTAGAAGAAGGGTCCCTCAGGCGCATCGTCAAGTTCTTGATTGGCTTCATTGAGAAGGTGAGTTTATCCCCGACGTGGTGAACTGTTCAAACCTTCAGCAGTTTGCACTAACAGGATTTAATTTACAGGAGAAACATGCCCGCCAATTAGCGGAAAAGCTCGCCGCTCGACTACCAAGATGTGAGACCGAGCGCCAATGGAACGATGTCGCCTACGCActatctcttcttcctcacaaGAACGAAGATATCGCAAAGACGGTGGCCGGGGGATTCAATAAGATTGTCAACACTGCCCCGGCCCCGGCCCCGGCTACTGCAACTGCGTAGACCTCCTGTCTTGATGATAAGTTCCCCCAATTTGTAAATGACTGAATGTTTTGTCTCCCCCGGAAATTGGTGCCTATATAAGGGTCAACATTGGATGGCGTAGTACTGGGTTGGTTTCACGATCGGATATTGGTGCGCTCTTACAATTATTTATAACATACGCGGATGGTGAATAGAGAAATCTTATTCTCTATtgataaatattttatcGCAACTCTTATGACGTGCCCTGCGGGCGGGGCTCAGGTTCAACAGTATCGACAAAAACCTAGTTAACTCAAGTTATATTTGAAGGTTAAAAGAGGCAGTACCACTTGTGCAGAGAGCACGCAATTTAAAACATTACGAAACGAACGGTCTCAGGTCAATGCACAGGGCACGTGTATAAATTTGCTGTGTAAGGCTTGAAGAGAAACGGTATAAGAAATGAAAGCGGTCCAAGAAACGCCCACTCCCTTCCCACCACATAGCATTTGTTGTGTACGCCAAAATCAGGTTCATGTAAGCAAATTGAAGATCTGCTTTGATAACAAGTCAACGCTAGGCGCCCTTGACATAGCTCTCCTCTAACTGGTAGTGTTGGTTGCGAAGACCCTTGAGGACCTCTGCACCTTCCTCACTCAACTCTGGTCTTCCCAAAGGCGTGACGGCGCCAGTGAAGAAGCGAGGTTTCCattcttcattcttttctTGTCGTTCAGCGGCTTTCTGCCGTTGTCGGTCTTCGATCTCAACTTTGAGCTTGGTGGCTTGGCTATATCTTTTGTCCAGTATTGCCTCAGTCACATCAGACCAGAATTTTCGGGACTCGTTGGATAGCTGGCTTTCTTCAGGCGGCAGAGTCTTTGCAACAGGAAAAAGGGGTGCGATGTCAATCAGTAGCTGGGGCTCATTTGTGCCAGCCATGGTGTAATACATTTGATTCTGCCATGACCCTGAGATTTTGGCAAGCACATCGGCTTCCGGAACGTCCTTTACCCTAGTAATCGTATCTTTGTCCGGGTCATATCGGAAGATAACGCCTTCAACCTTATTTTGAGCTCGGCTGATCCAACCATCCTCCAAATATTGTAAAATCACCTTAATCCTCGTTTTCGGGCAGACGATATAGCATGTGTCAGCCACACTGATGGATAAAGCGCCACGCAGCAGGCCACCTAGGTGGGCAGCAGGGTGTTTCAGCTGGTATTCCTCATCGTCCCTTTTACTGAtattgatgaagatgccaaGGTTGTGCTGTCCGGGGGCAACGCGGATGCTTGTTCCGGTGAATTTGGCACTAATCTGATCAAACCCGCGAGCGGATACTCCTGTTTCTGAACAGTCAATGTAGAATGCGGACACTGGCGGATGATGAGATGTTTGTTCGGTCAAGTAACACACTCTGGCTGGTTTTCCGTTGTAATCGTTCACGGTTGACGCGCCCTTGACTGGAGTCCCTTTGGACACGTGCAACTCGGAAAGGGTAGAATTTACTTCCCAGCTACACTGGAAGATGAAAAAGAGGTAAGCAACCATAGGAGTAGATGTGGTATGTGAAAATTCAAGCTCACCCTGAAAAATTCACCAAGAGTGGAGTTGTAGGGTTTACATGGCTTTCCCTTAATGTATTTCTAAGTGACAGTCAGCGCAGTGGCGCGCTTCTTGTGATTGATGGGCACGACAAACCAAGTCTTTAGTAAACCAAAACCTCAAAACCTCCAGCATACGTCCAAGTGGTTCATCTGATGTACCAATGCTGTAGATTTCCCAGTCAGAAAACGAGCCACCATGATTAATAGGCAGGCGATATTGCTGACCTTGCGAAGGTCTCCGGTCTATCCAAATAGTTCCAGTATTCTAGAGAAGCGGCAGGATTGGTCAGCGATCAGAACTGAAATGTGCTCCGTTCTTATGAGGTCAACCAACGCACCAAGGTTGGGTGTCGGTTCTAGAAGCTGGGCGGGCAGCGAAAACCTGACGGATGCGATATCACTCACGCCGACGAATCTATAGAAAATAACAAGATGCGATTAGCGCAAAAATTATCATATCAACAAGGAACGTGAGGGCACCCACTTTCGAAGAATAGACAAGAATGTCTTGAGCTTCGAGGATTCGTCGGGTGCGTTCTCAGGCACATCAGGTGTTGATGTGGAAGACATGGCGATTCTGGGAATGCTAAGGGAAGTAGGCGGCAAATGGGATCAAAGAATCCAGGGGTAAACCAGCCGTTGCAAGCTCAAACGCAcggaaagagaaagagaccAACAGGCCCAACTTTGGCGTCCCGCCGCAAAAGTTATAGAACAAAGTCACGGCGGGTGGGGAGCGGCGCAGCGGTAGTTTGACGATATAATGGCAGGACAGCGGCCAAGGATAGAACAATGATAACAGTCTCCTGCAACATCAAGgcaagaaacaaaaaaaaaaaaaaaaaagaagaagcccaaCGTGGAGAAGGATGTTGGGACAAAGCGGTcggtttggactttggagagCAGGCGGTGACGTCTTGGGTCGGTCAACCCTTCGGTTCTTCACTGTAGGCAATCCTGAACGCCACCAGGCCTGATCACAGGAGACGTGAAATGATCATTATTAAGGAAGACATGAGAGACTTTAGGAGGGGCAGGAAAGACAAGAGGGGCAAAGAAAAGCGCTTTGGAAATTTTTGACTGCGAGACAGCCTTGTCTACATTTGCACAGGCTGCTATTTTTCGATTCCAttgatcctctccaaccacTCCCGTCGGAGGGCGCAGAAGCCCTCGTCCAATCGGCGCATCACGAGGTCACCCCGGCCCTCTTCCCTGGTCAAAGCAAGCTTTGCATGGTTGTCTTTACTAGGCTGTCTTGCCTTATGTATAGGCCCATTCATTCCGACATTCTATGCTGGTCACCGCTAGTATCAATAGACGCCGAGCATTAGACTACTCCTTCAACCTTGGAATCAGGTCTTCGATGAATCGCTTGCGCGCCAAGAAGCGTAGCCATGTCCTTATTGCTGGCCCATAATCATATCTCCTCCCCGCAGAATAATCATCATCTGCCCGCTGCAATTGCTGTTCCTCTCGTATGGTCGCCcgaagctccagctgcaaTCTGCTCAGATCTCTGCAGTGTTGCTCTAGTTCGTCTGTTGAATATTCTGAACACTCTTTCCCCGCAGGCATGGCTGCTTCATTAATAGATTTTTCAGTCACTTCGTAGGACACGTCGGGCTCCAAAAGCGTATTTTCAGCCATGACCCCCGGTCCGACGCCGGTGTTTTCCCGCTCGCGTGAAGTTATAGCCCTTTCAATCTTTTGTAGCTGTTTGATATTCACAGCCAATTCATTGACAAGGCCAGGAAGGGGATCACGAACAAGGCTTAGAATTGAGAATTCGATCTGATCTTCTTCATACCCTTCCATCCTGGCGCGTATATTCGGCTTTACTAAGTCTAACCAGTCGCTGTCTGGGTCGAATATTCCTGTATTTTGTCAGCAACACCGTCACTAGTTAAAAATAGTATGCACTATGTACCGAGAACCTGAGGTTGGCGTTCCAAACCATCAAACTTCCACACCTTTCCTAAGGCAGGAACAAAGGCAATGAAATGAAACCCTGCATCAGGCTCATGCTCTTCACGGCCGCGCTTAGTCGACCTATTACGCCTAGATTCGGCTTCGTATTTGAGTTGTAAATCAGAATTCAGTATatccatcctcctgcgcGTGATTTTAGCAGCAATAAGAGTAAAGAAGAATGGCAACTTCTCTTAACGCACCTAGCAAAAGAGTTGTGTACCTCTTTCACAAATTCGAAATTGTTGATTGCATCTCCCCTTAAAGCGGGTGTAAACGGCATCGTAAAGTTCTTGAAGCTTCGG
The nucleotide sequence above comes from Aspergillus puulaauensis MK2 DNA, chromosome 3, nearly complete sequence. Encoded proteins:
- a CDS encoding ubiquitin C-terminal hydrolase 37 (COG:O;~EggNog:ENOG410PJGB;~InterPro:IPR038765,IPR036959,IPR001578;~MEROPS:MER0005542;~PFAM:PF01088;~go_function: GO:0004843 - thiol-dependent ubiquitin-specific protease activity [Evidence IEA];~go_process: GO:0006511 - ubiquitin-dependent protein catabolic process [Evidence IEA]) gives rise to the protein MAQTMSERMKRRRLNDTADSICGRNVSYDSVSEEEKKSWNGFCELESEPALFNVMLRNFGVRGVKVQEVVSLDDELLACLNKPVYGFIFLFRWREDDPDKQEASCPEGLWFANQTANNACASVALLNIVNNIEGIDLGENLRSFKNFTMPFTPALRGDAINNFEFVKEVHNSFARRMDILNSDLQLKYEAESRRNRSTKRGREEHEPDAGFHFIAFVPALGKVWKFDGLERQPQVLGIFDPDSDWLDLVKPNIRARMEGYEEDQIEFSILSLVRDPLPGLVNELAVNIKQLQKIERAITSRERENTGVGPGVMAENTLLEPDVSYEVTEKSINEAAMPAGKECSEYSTDELEQHCRDLSRLQLELRATIREEQQLQRADDDYSAGRRYDYGPAIRTWLRFLARKRFIEDLIPRLKE
- a CDS encoding putative oxysterol binding protein (Orp8) (COG:T;~EggNog:ENOG410PK8Z;~InterPro:IPR037239,IPR000648,IPR018494;~PFAM:PF01237;~go_function: GO:0008289 - lipid binding [Evidence IEA]), which codes for MSSTSTPDVPENAPDESSKLKTFLSILRKFVGVSDIASVRFSLPAQLLEPTPNLEYWNYLDRPETFASIGTSDEPLGRMLEVLRFWFTKDLKYIKGKPCKPYNSTLGEFFRCSWEVNSTLSELHVSKGTPVKGASTVNDYNGKPARVCYLTEQTSHHPPVSAFYIDCSETGVSARGFDQISAKFTGTSIRVAPGQHNLGIFINISKRDDEEYQLKHPAAHLGGLLRGALSISVADTCYIVCPKTRIKVILQYLEDGWISRAQNKVEGVIFRYDPDKDTITRVKDVPEADVLAKISGSWQNQMYYTMAGTNEPQLLIDIAPLFPVAKTLPPEESQLSNESRKFWSDVTEAILDKRYSQATKLKVEIEDRQRQKAAERQEKNEEWKPRFFTGAVTPLGRPELSEEGAEVLKGLRNQHYQLEESYVKGA